One Malus domestica chromosome 11, GDT2T_hap1 genomic region harbors:
- the LOC103449011 gene encoding mitochondrial Rho GTPase 2-like has product MSALMYTGKRTGVRVVVSGERGTGKSTLIAAVATDAFDPAVPPVLPPTRLAADMFPDHVPLTIIDTSSSLENCSKRNEELKRADVVVLTYACDQPMTLTRLTTYWLLELRHLEVRVPVILVGCKLDLRNPQEQMSMEQVMAPIMHRFREIQTCIECSASAQVQVPEVFHYASKAVLHPITPLFDQETQSLQPRCIRALKRIFTLCDCDMDGALNDEELNKFQVECFNAPLQPEEIVGVKRVVHERKPEGVNDIGLTPEGFYYLHTLFIERERIETTWSVLRKFGYDDGLKLREDLLVLPSKRFPDQSMELTSEAIEHLKGIFRINDRDNDGALQPHELDNLFSTAPQNPWSEAPYEDAAETTASGNLPLNAFLSEWALMTLIDPKQSLANLIYVGFNGSPASAIHVTRRRAVDRKKQKTERNVFNCFVFGPKNAGKSALLNSFIGRPFSKSETIPTGERYAVNVINQIGGNKTLVLREIPEDEVKTHLSDKTFLAACDVAVFVHASSSEHSWKRSRELLVEVAKQGEESGFGVPCLLVAAKDDLGAYPMAVRDSVAISHELGIEAPVRVSMKLSTMNDVFYKIVNVAEHPHLSIPETEARRNRKKYLQVVNQSLLCVSVGAAIAVVGLAAYRAYAARRNASG; this is encoded by the exons ATGTCAGCTCTTATGTACACCGGAAAGCGCACCGGCGTCCGAGTCGTCGTCTCCGGCGAACGCGGCACAGGCAAGTCGACCTTGATTGCCGCCGTGGCCACCGACGCTTTCGACCCCGCCGTCCCTCCCGTGCTTCCCCCAACGCGCCTCGCCGCCGATATGTTTCCAGATCACGTTCCCCTCACCATCATCGACACCTCCTCCAG CTTGGAGAATTGCAGTAAGAGGAACGAAGAATTGAAGCGAGCGGATGTGGTGGTGCTAACGTACGCCTGCGATCAGCCGATGACGCTCACTCGTCTGACTACTTACTGGCTGCTCGAGCTTCGGCACTTGGAG GTGAGGGTGCCGGTAATTCTGGTTGGATGCAAGTTAGATTTGCGAAATCCGCAGGAGCAGATGAGCATGGAGCAGGTGATGGCACCAATCATGCATCGGTTTAGGGAAATTCAGACTTGCATTGAGTGTTCCGCATCCGCTCAAGTTCAG GTTCCCGAAGTGTTTCATTATGCTTCAAAGGCAGTCCTTCATCCAATAACTCCATTGTTTGATCAAGAAACGCAAAGTCTGCAACCCCGATGTATTAGAGCTTTGAAAAGGATTTTTACTCTTTGTGATTGCGACATGGACGGTGCCCTTAATGATGAGGAGCTGAATAAATTCCag GTTGAGTGTTTTAATGCTCCACTACAGCCTGAGGAAATTGTGGGAGTTAAGAGGGTTGTACATGAGAGGAAACCAGAAGGTGTCAATGATATTGGTCTTACGCCCGAGGGGTTCTATTATCTTCATACTCTTTTCATTGAGAGAGAACGTATTGAGACAACTTGGTCTGTCCTCAGAAAATTTGGATATGATGATGGTCTAAAACTCAGGGAAGACCTTCTCGTACTTCCATCCAAGCGTTTTCCAGATCAG AGCATGGAGCTGACGAGTGAGGCTATTGAGCACCTGAAGGGGATCTTTCGTATAAATGATCGTGATAAT GATGGAGCCCTTCAACCACATGAGCTTGATAACCTATTTTCTACGGCTCCACAAAA TCCTTGGAGTGAAGCTCCTTACGAGGATGCTGCAGAGACAACGGCATCAGGGAATTTACCTCTTAATGCGTTTTTGTCTGAG TGGGCCCTCATGACACTGATAGATCCGAAGCAAAGTTTGGCGAATTTGATATACGTTGGGTTCAATGGCAGTCCTGCTTCAGCGATCCATGTTACTAGAAGAAGAGCAGTAGATCGTAAAAAGCAAAAAACGGAAAGAAATGTTTTCAATTGCTTCGTTTTTGGTCCTAAAAATGCAGGAAAATCCGCTCTTTTAAATTCATTCATAGGAAG GCCTTTCTCAAAGAGCGAGACTATACCTACTGGTGAACGTTATGCAGTGAATGTCATTAACCAGATTGGG GGGAATAAGACTCTTGTACTGAGAGAGATACCAGAAGATGAAGTGAAAACACATTTGTCTGATAAGACCTTTTTGGCAGCCTGTGATGTTGCTGTCTTTGTACATGCCAG TTCGAGCGAACATTCATGGAAGAGATCAAGAGAACTCCTTGTGGAGGTTGCTAAGCAAGGAGAAGAAAGTGGTTTTGGAGTACCTTGCCTCCTTGTTGCTGCAAAGGATGATCTCGGTGCATATCCAATGGCAGTACGAGATTCAGTCGCG ATAAGTCACGAACTGGGCATTGAGGCACCTGTTCGTGTGAGCATGAAGTTGAGCACTATGAATGATGTGTTCTATAAAATTGTAAATGTAGCTGAGCACCCTCACTTGAGCATTCCCGAAACTGAGGCTAGGAGGAATCGCAAGAAGTACCTCCAGGTTGTTAATCAATCTCTTTTGTGCGTTTCAG TTGGGGCGGCTATTGCTGTTGTCGGACTGGCAGCTTATCGTGCCTATGCAGCAAGGAGAAACGCTTCTGGTTAG